In the Cellvibrio sp. KY-GH-1 genome, TACTCCGACCTCTCGCACTATTACGATCTGATGTGTGCGGATATCGATTATCTCGAGCAAAGCAAACAGGTTTCCCGCCTGCATCGGCTATTCGGTAATGGCGGAAATCAGTATCTGGACATGGCCTGTGGCACAGGGCCACATATTCGGCACTTTATTGATTTTGGTTATGCGGCGAGCGGCATGGATATGAACCAGCCGATGTTGGATATTGCCCAAGGCCGTTGCCCGGAGGCATATTTTTTCCAACAGGATATGAGCGAACTGCAAGTGGCAACGCCAGTGGATTTAATCACCTGCTTTTTGTATTCCATTCACTACAACCAAACGATTGCGAAACTCGAAGCATGCATTGCGAAGGTGCATGCAGCGTTAAACCCTGGCGGAATATTTTGTTTTAATTCGGTAGACAAAAACCTCATCGATAATCGTCCGGGCATTAAACGACATTTATCACATCAGGGTAGTGAGTTTTGCTTTCAATCCAACTGGCACTACCCCGGCACAGGTGAACAACAGCAATTACAGTTGTCCATTGAGAAGACTACCGCGGGAAACACTGAACTCTGGCGCGACCACCACCCTATGGCTGCCCTCAGCTTTGCGCAAATGCAGGAACTGCTGGAGCCCACATTTGAAGTCCATATTTTTGAGCATGATTACCGTACAATCCTGCCTTGGAATGAAACATCCGGTAACGCCCTGTTTGTTGCTATCAAACGCTAAACTCCACCCAGTGAAACCAAACTTACTCTAACTCCCCATCGCCTGGAAAAATTATGTTCACCCTTGCCACCAAAACAATTCATCTGCTCTTTGCACTCACTCTTGTCGCGTTCGCGTACTTGCAACTTAACGACCCTGACCCGGTGGTCTGGACGCTGTTTTATTTGATCTGCGCAGTAGTACCGTTATTGGAACTCATCAATAAACGCAATCGTTACGTATTTTGGATCGCGGTCGGACTCTGCATTCTCGACATGGGCATCTACACTCATGGGGCTTACACCTATTATTTGCATAGCAATGAAGAGGCGCTCATGCAAAGTATGAGCCCTGCCAAACCTTATATCGAAGAGGCCAGGGAGTTTTTGGGTAGTTTGATAGCATTGGTTCTGATC is a window encoding:
- a CDS encoding transmembrane 220 family protein codes for the protein MFTLATKTIHLLFALTLVAFAYLQLNDPDPVVWTLFYLICAVVPLLELINKRNRYVFWIAVGLCILDMGIYTHGAYTYYLHSNEEALMQSMSPAKPYIEEAREFLGSLIALVLINISYWLGSKTRV
- a CDS encoding class I SAM-dependent methyltransferase, with the translated sequence MPSNALYSDLSHYYDLMCADIDYLEQSKQVSRLHRLFGNGGNQYLDMACGTGPHIRHFIDFGYAASGMDMNQPMLDIAQGRCPEAYFFQQDMSELQVATPVDLITCFLYSIHYNQTIAKLEACIAKVHAALNPGGIFCFNSVDKNLIDNRPGIKRHLSHQGSEFCFQSNWHYPGTGEQQQLQLSIEKTTAGNTELWRDHHPMAALSFAQMQELLEPTFEVHIFEHDYRTILPWNETSGNALFVAIKR